In the bacterium genome, one interval contains:
- a CDS encoding 23S rRNA (pseudouridine(1915)-N(3))-methyltransferase RlmH yields the protein MFVEIQITALCKTKDSSFLALEQEYLKRFSSSWKVGVRELGGEKFLKHSPSEQCRYHSELLQKSLDPSQTLILLDEGGKEHTTQGFQQLLRIVSREGAQRMVFAIGGPQGWSDELKRSVQHSLSLSKMTMPYQLARVVLIEQLYRVYALQNHIPYHR from the coding sequence ATGTTCGTGGAAATTCAGATTACAGCCCTTTGCAAAACGAAGGATTCTTCTTTTCTGGCGTTAGAGCAGGAATATCTGAAGCGATTCTCCAGCTCGTGGAAAGTAGGAGTGCGTGAGCTGGGTGGAGAGAAGTTCTTAAAGCACTCACCGAGCGAGCAGTGCCGGTATCATTCAGAGTTGCTCCAGAAGTCGCTCGATCCAAGTCAGACCCTTATTCTCCTTGATGAAGGGGGGAAAGAGCATACCACGCAAGGCTTTCAGCAGCTTCTTCGTATCGTCTCACGCGAAGGAGCACAGAGGATGGTTTTTGCCATTGGGGGTCCGCAGGGATGGAGTGATGAGCTGAAGCGCTCAGTTCAGCACTCGCTGTCGTTGTCAAAGATGACGATGCCATACCAGCTAGCTCGGGTCGTTCTCATCGAGCAGCTCTACCGGGTCTATGCGTTGCAAAATCACATTCCGTATCACCGCTAG
- a CDS encoding enoyl-CoA hydratase/isomerase family protein: protein MSEEGVQVTNEAGVGIVSFSHPKANSLSSLQLQELTKCVQQCGADPAVKVILLKSSGQKAFCAGASFDELLTLKTQEEATEYFLGFARVILAMRNVPKCIVVRVQGKAVGGALGLIAAADYSIAQESASVRLSELALGFGPFVISQPLIRKLGVSAFEELALSAEWHEASWALQRGLYSRVVSSKGDALDAAVGELTTQLASRSAEAMQRIKEIAWQGTDDWEALLHSRAQYAARLALSPETRENLKKFQGKS from the coding sequence ATGAGTGAAGAGGGAGTGCAGGTAACAAACGAAGCAGGAGTTGGAATCGTCTCTTTCTCTCATCCGAAGGCGAACTCACTTTCATCTTTGCAGTTACAAGAGCTGACAAAGTGCGTTCAGCAATGTGGCGCCGATCCTGCGGTAAAAGTCATCCTGCTGAAGAGCAGTGGGCAAAAAGCGTTTTGTGCAGGTGCTTCATTCGATGAATTGCTGACTCTAAAAACGCAGGAAGAAGCCACAGAATATTTCCTTGGATTTGCTCGGGTGATCCTTGCGATGAGGAATGTCCCAAAGTGTATCGTTGTTCGAGTGCAAGGAAAGGCCGTTGGGGGAGCCCTCGGGCTGATCGCAGCCGCTGATTATAGTATCGCTCAAGAGAGCGCAAGTGTTCGCTTGAGCGAACTCGCTTTGGGGTTTGGACCATTTGTTATTTCACAGCCCTTGATACGGAAGCTCGGAGTGAGTGCTTTTGAAGAACTTGCGCTTAGCGCCGAGTGGCATGAAGCCTCGTGGGCATTGCAACGGGGGCTCTATTCTCGAGTCGTCTCATCAAAGGGTGATGCTCTCGATGCTGCCGTTGGTGAACTCACAACGCAGCTTGCCTCTCGTTCTGCAGAGGCGATGCAGCGAATTAAAGAGATTGCTTGGCAGGGGACGGACGACTGGGAGGCATTGCTCCATTCACGAGCGCAGTATGCAGCGCGTCTTGCTCTCTCACCAGAAACTCGGGAGAATTTGAAAAAATTCCAAGGGAAATCATAA
- a CDS encoding DNA adenine methylase: MSESALKKEEETPSLCRPFLKWAGGKRQLLGEILQRAPAEYGTYHEPFIGGGAVFFGLRPQRAILADLNEELISCYESVRDELPALLDWLEQYKYEEKEYYRIRSLDRTPEFQILPKYVRAARLIYLNKTCFNGLYRVNRSGFFNTPFGRYANPKIVDYENLKACSDVLQEVEFHVGPFETLLDRVAEGDFVYLDPPYPPVSASADFTSYTDKDFSWEDQVRLKAVCDQLHERGVKFLLSNAGIASVRELYRDYSLDEVDAKRAINSKGGKRGEVPEFLIRNYSSLKGGSYE, translated from the coding sequence ATGTCTGAGTCAGCACTGAAAAAAGAGGAAGAAACCCCTTCGCTCTGTCGGCCCTTCCTGAAGTGGGCAGGCGGGAAAAGGCAGTTGCTGGGGGAGATCCTTCAGAGGGCTCCAGCAGAATATGGCACCTATCATGAGCCATTTATCGGAGGAGGTGCAGTTTTCTTTGGGCTCAGACCACAAAGAGCAATCCTTGCGGATCTTAATGAAGAGCTTATCTCTTGTTATGAGAGTGTCCGCGATGAGCTGCCGGCGCTTCTTGATTGGCTTGAGCAATATAAATATGAAGAGAAAGAATACTATCGAATTCGGAGCCTCGACAGAACGCCCGAGTTTCAGATTCTTCCGAAGTATGTTCGAGCAGCACGCCTCATTTACCTGAACAAAACGTGCTTCAATGGGCTATACCGAGTAAATCGCTCTGGATTTTTTAATACCCCCTTTGGGCGTTATGCGAATCCAAAAATTGTGGATTATGAGAATCTCAAAGCATGCTCTGATGTTTTGCAAGAAGTAGAATTTCACGTAGGACCTTTTGAGACGTTGTTGGATCGAGTCGCTGAGGGTGACTTTGTGTATTTAGATCCTCCCTACCCACCTGTTTCCGCTTCTGCAGATTTTACAAGCTATACAGACAAGGATTTCTCTTGGGAGGACCAAGTGAGACTGAAGGCCGTGTGTGATCAACTTCATGAGCGAGGAGTGAAGTTTCTCCTTTCAAATGCCGGCATCGCTTCAGTCCGAGAACTCTACCGTGACTATTCTCTTGATGAGGTCGATGCAAAGCGTGCAATTAACTCAAAGGGCGGAAAGCGGGGCGAGGTTCCAGAGTTCCTTATTAGAAACTATTCATCGTTGAAGGGGGGCAGCTATGAGTGA
- a CDS encoding RlmE family RNA methyltransferase, protein MAYNRKDSYYQQAKAEGYRSRAAFKLKELEQKFSLLRPGARVLDLGCWPGGWVQVAAKRVGPKGKVVGIDLVRTEPLPHPQVSLFEGDVRDEEILQQAEEIAGGKFDVVISDMSPKHTGIKEVDQAGTAHSVELAFWVSTQVLKSGGALLVKAFPSGDLDRFLPELKQSFKRFQRIGLKSTRKTSKEFYICCSGYSPKNTDCDRQ, encoded by the coding sequence ATGGCTTATAATAGAAAAGATTCATACTATCAACAAGCGAAGGCCGAAGGGTATCGGTCGCGGGCGGCCTTTAAGTTAAAGGAGCTTGAGCAGAAATTTTCATTGTTACGACCGGGGGCGAGGGTGCTAGACCTCGGCTGTTGGCCTGGGGGCTGGGTTCAGGTGGCAGCAAAACGGGTTGGGCCGAAGGGAAAGGTGGTTGGAATTGACCTGGTGCGAACAGAGCCTCTTCCCCATCCGCAAGTCTCACTCTTTGAGGGGGACGTTCGCGACGAAGAGATTCTTCAGCAGGCAGAGGAGATTGCTGGAGGAAAATTTGATGTGGTGATCTCAGATATGTCCCCGAAGCATACTGGGATCAAAGAAGTTGACCAGGCAGGAACAGCCCACTCTGTAGAGCTGGCATTTTGGGTGAGCACACAAGTGCTCAAAAGTGGAGGTGCTCTTTTAGTGAAAGCATTTCCGAGTGGCGATCTTGACCGATTCCTTCCAGAGTTAAAGCAATCTTTCAAACGTTTTCAGAGAATAGGCTTAAAGTCGACTCGAAAGACCTCAAAAGAATTCTATATTTGCTGTAGTGGATATAGTCCAAAGAACACTGACTGTGATCGTCAGTAA
- a CDS encoding ATP-dependent DNA helicase PcrA, whose translation MSSNAITIPRYLETLNDQQLKAALHFEGPILILAGAGSGKTRVLTHRVAHLIDYYGVEPRSILAVTFTNKAAGEMKRRLIELLGDRGERVTASTFHSLGLRILRRHASLLGYTSDFAVYDQQDAKALIKEIAHRLRVDENRFSIPFLQSAIESAKNKCMTPEQYADATAQYSDSIVSDVYHHYQSELIKNNAMDFSDLLFNTLLLFTQHKEVLRKYQNDLQFILVDEFQDTNDIQYKIIRLLAAPQNNLLAVGDDDQSIYAFRGATIENILHFERDFTGAKVVSLEQNYRSTQTILDAANAVIAKNPERRAKTLWTESETGSPIRGYVGFDENDEAHFIAREVESLQKTGRSLSEIAIFYRTNAQSRAIEDALMAAAIPYRIYGGLKFYDRKEIKDILAYLKLAINELDNSSFLRCVNTPPRGIGPKSVEQIRQIAEQESCSLYQAAVDMGSGGKGLTSFLQLIERIQKAAVTEPLYELIQLVIEESGYSAKLRSMKDVTAHSRLENLDELKNVAVGMTFVAENPMADLRSFLDKVSLTSSEELPKEEAKDREEEAVPDTVSMMTLHLAKGLEFPVVFLTGLEEGSLPHYRSLESEFELSEERRLCYVGMTRAMEQLYLSRAERRGMFSGGGQSGGGFSARETSRFVFDIPEACLEEDSRHFASSGGMFSNIHYEYRDELTFEEVQSLKEARQTQKSQKRMKPATVKAADDLEDNGMCLREFEKLPQATLPELEEGTQVIHRLFGKGRVADIDEIHPEDPGRAKITIQFENFELPKKLIFRHAKLALS comes from the coding sequence TTGAGTTCGAATGCTATAACGATACCTCGCTATCTTGAGACCCTAAACGATCAACAACTGAAAGCTGCGCTGCACTTTGAAGGCCCGATTCTTATTCTTGCCGGCGCAGGTTCTGGCAAAACTCGGGTACTTACCCATCGAGTGGCTCACCTCATCGACTACTATGGGGTAGAACCTCGCTCTATACTCGCTGTTACTTTTACCAATAAAGCAGCTGGAGAGATGAAGCGTCGTCTCATTGAACTCCTCGGCGATAGAGGGGAGCGAGTGACTGCTTCTACCTTCCACTCGCTTGGGCTGAGGATTCTTAGGCGGCATGCATCCCTTCTTGGATACACCTCAGACTTCGCTGTCTACGATCAGCAAGATGCAAAAGCGCTTATTAAAGAGATTGCACATCGGCTTCGAGTTGACGAGAACCGATTCTCCATTCCTTTTCTTCAGAGTGCCATCGAATCAGCAAAGAATAAGTGCATGACTCCCGAACAATATGCTGATGCTACCGCCCAATACTCTGACTCAATCGTAAGTGATGTCTATCATCACTATCAGAGCGAACTGATTAAAAACAATGCCATGGACTTCTCGGACCTTCTCTTCAATACACTGCTCTTATTCACGCAACATAAAGAGGTGCTGAGAAAATATCAGAACGACCTGCAATTTATCCTCGTTGATGAGTTTCAAGATACAAATGATATTCAGTATAAAATCATCCGGCTGCTTGCAGCTCCTCAAAACAACCTACTTGCTGTTGGCGACGATGATCAATCAATTTACGCCTTTAGAGGTGCAACGATTGAAAACATCCTCCACTTTGAGCGTGACTTTACAGGAGCGAAGGTTGTCTCACTTGAGCAAAACTACCGCTCAACGCAAACGATTCTTGATGCCGCAAATGCCGTTATTGCAAAAAATCCAGAACGTCGTGCCAAGACCCTCTGGACCGAATCGGAGACAGGGTCTCCTATTCGAGGCTATGTAGGATTTGATGAAAACGATGAGGCGCACTTTATCGCTCGAGAAGTTGAATCACTCCAAAAAACAGGACGCTCCCTATCTGAAATAGCCATATTCTATCGCACGAACGCTCAGTCTCGAGCTATAGAAGATGCTCTTATGGCAGCTGCTATCCCTTATCGAATTTATGGAGGCCTAAAGTTCTATGACCGTAAGGAGATAAAAGATATTCTTGCATACTTAAAACTTGCGATTAATGAGCTTGATAACTCCTCTTTTCTGAGATGTGTAAACACTCCGCCTCGGGGCATCGGGCCAAAAAGTGTCGAACAGATTCGACAAATCGCAGAGCAAGAAAGCTGTTCGCTGTATCAAGCCGCTGTTGATATGGGAAGTGGCGGAAAGGGGCTGACAAGCTTTCTTCAACTCATCGAACGAATCCAAAAGGCGGCCGTAACCGAACCACTGTACGAGCTCATTCAACTTGTAATTGAAGAGTCGGGATACTCGGCAAAGCTCCGTTCTATGAAAGATGTTACCGCGCACTCCCGACTCGAAAACCTCGACGAATTAAAAAATGTTGCGGTCGGAATGACTTTCGTTGCCGAGAATCCAATGGCAGACCTGAGGAGCTTCCTCGATAAAGTCTCCCTGACAAGCTCTGAGGAGCTTCCGAAGGAAGAGGCAAAAGATCGAGAAGAAGAAGCAGTGCCTGACACCGTATCCATGATGACGCTTCATCTCGCAAAGGGATTAGAGTTTCCAGTCGTCTTTCTTACCGGTCTTGAAGAAGGTTCTCTTCCGCACTACCGATCGCTTGAAAGTGAGTTTGAGCTCTCAGAAGAAAGACGGTTATGCTATGTCGGAATGACTCGCGCCATGGAGCAGCTCTACCTCTCTAGGGCAGAACGAAGGGGGATGTTCTCTGGTGGAGGACAGAGTGGAGGTGGTTTTTCGGCACGAGAAACAAGTCGCTTTGTATTTGATATTCCAGAAGCGTGTCTTGAGGAAGATTCAAGACACTTCGCCTCATCAGGTGGAATGTTTAGTAATATCCATTATGAGTATCGTGATGAGCTTACCTTCGAGGAAGTTCAATCCCTGAAAGAAGCACGGCAAACTCAGAAAAGCCAAAAGCGAATGAAGCCGGCGACGGTAAAAGCCGCTGATGACCTTGAGGATAATGGAATGTGTCTTCGAGAGTTTGAAAAACTCCCGCAGGCGACTCTTCCCGAACTTGAGGAAGGCACGCAGGTAATCCACAGGCTCTTCGGAAAGGGACGAGTTGCAGACATTGATGAGATTCATCCCGAAGATCCAGGACGGGCGAAGATAACGATTCAGTTCGAGAACTTCGAGCTCCCCAAAAAACTCATTTTTCGACATGCGAAACTCGCGCTCTCTTAA
- a CDS encoding VWA domain-containing protein, with the protein MKYILFLLNLLTVLLIQLPVEGYCDQVEISFEIKTSNGDSIATDTRVYFHTPGESDSSPLFFKYGSSKSKIPVGVYDLKFRFKDGAVTRQQWMRGVNLDRDQIIESVFDLTLASIRFDFTNNSAKANYDTKWTLFAVGDDRKALPTSLGGSRLVVEQGIYDIKVSFKKGNLNNDIWLRSQYVSGDQRRELELALPMAAVTVNTFDGGSPLPHSICRVYNTKSSELTGSAVDSELAGAVFNGEQIYLNPGSYEFECSWTRTTTRADGRTESIAIPSGERTLNIDLKTRSINVADLDLSAEDREAGSGEIIIELPERQEREGSENDGEQAFLTEQKRVDGTLPNFNGARIRKNNSELVNFSLQITASNTVEQSSTSSEKSPSNQGTADKPQVEIILDLSNSMWGQIDGVAKIDIAKQVLAEVIQELPLDKFQLALRAYGMRDRTLRDCRDSKLLLPMEKHSASEIVAAIQGLKPSGYTPLAYSLEQAQLDFAPNSKASLIIITDGIESCGGDPCKVASELAKKGLITRSFVVGFDLDNTSSEYLSCVGRYFPANDQRELAQVLRSALSNSSSVAEGKIAIFEHASTDKLIASAALGELIQLEPGRYDLVIYTPNGDKFNWANFELNSDTSLTLSESQLRERSD; encoded by the coding sequence ATGAAATATATACTATTCTTACTCAACCTTTTGACCGTTTTGCTCATTCAACTCCCAGTCGAGGGATACTGCGATCAGGTAGAGATTAGCTTTGAAATCAAAACCTCTAACGGTGATTCTATCGCTACTGATACCCGAGTTTATTTTCACACACCCGGAGAATCAGATAGCTCTCCCCTGTTTTTTAAGTATGGCTCGAGTAAGTCGAAGATTCCGGTGGGTGTCTATGATCTAAAGTTTAGATTTAAAGATGGGGCCGTTACTCGCCAGCAGTGGATGCGGGGGGTCAATCTAGACAGAGATCAGATTATTGAGAGTGTTTTTGACCTAACACTTGCTTCAATTCGGTTCGATTTCACCAACAACTCGGCTAAGGCGAACTACGATACGAAGTGGACGCTTTTTGCAGTGGGCGATGACAGGAAGGCACTGCCTACTTCATTAGGCGGAAGCCGACTGGTCGTTGAACAAGGCATCTACGACATAAAGGTCTCATTTAAAAAGGGGAACCTCAACAACGACATCTGGCTTCGCTCTCAATATGTCTCTGGGGACCAAAGGCGTGAGTTAGAGCTAGCCCTACCCATGGCAGCTGTGACGGTCAATACTTTTGATGGCGGCTCACCCCTCCCCCATAGTATCTGCCGAGTGTATAACACAAAAAGCTCAGAGCTCACTGGTAGCGCAGTTGATTCAGAGCTAGCAGGAGCAGTTTTTAATGGAGAGCAGATCTACTTAAATCCAGGTAGCTATGAATTTGAGTGTAGTTGGACGAGAACGACAACCCGAGCCGATGGCCGCACCGAATCTATTGCCATTCCATCTGGAGAGCGAACACTTAATATCGATCTAAAAACCAGGTCTATCAATGTTGCAGATTTAGATCTGAGCGCGGAGGATAGGGAAGCTGGCTCGGGTGAGATTATTATTGAGCTGCCAGAGAGGCAGGAACGAGAGGGTTCTGAGAATGATGGGGAGCAGGCTTTTTTAACGGAACAAAAAAGAGTTGATGGCACTCTACCGAATTTCAACGGTGCGAGAATCAGAAAAAACAACAGTGAGCTGGTGAACTTCTCCTTGCAGATCACCGCCTCCAATACGGTAGAGCAATCCTCCACGAGCTCCGAAAAATCACCTTCGAACCAAGGCACCGCCGACAAACCACAGGTAGAGATTATACTAGATCTTTCAAACAGTATGTGGGGCCAGATAGATGGTGTAGCGAAGATTGATATCGCAAAACAGGTCCTCGCTGAAGTAATTCAAGAACTCCCTTTAGACAAGTTTCAATTGGCGCTCAGAGCGTATGGAATGAGGGATCGGACGCTTCGGGATTGTAGAGACTCTAAGCTTTTGCTGCCTATGGAAAAGCATTCTGCCTCTGAGATCGTTGCAGCGATACAGGGACTAAAACCTAGCGGCTATACCCCGCTAGCATACTCACTAGAGCAAGCCCAACTCGATTTTGCCCCCAATTCAAAAGCATCACTGATTATAATTACGGATGGAATAGAAAGCTGTGGGGGTGATCCCTGCAAAGTGGCTTCAGAATTGGCTAAAAAAGGGCTAATAACTCGCAGCTTTGTCGTTGGCTTTGATCTCGATAACACCTCAAGTGAATACCTATCATGCGTGGGCAGATACTTCCCTGCGAACGATCAACGAGAGCTTGCACAGGTGCTTCGATCTGCTCTATCTAACTCCAGTAGCGTAGCTGAAGGCAAGATCGCTATCTTCGAGCATGCCAGCACTGATAAACTCATAGCGTCAGCAGCCCTGGGCGAGCTCATACAGCTTGAACCAGGAAGATACGATTTGGTGATCTATACCCCAAATGGAGATAAATTTAACTGGGCCAATTTTGAGCTAAATTCAGATACCAGCCTAACCTTGAGCGAGTCTCAATTACGGGAGCGCTCCGATTAA
- a CDS encoding nucleoside deaminase: MSIEEKDVSFMKEALRLAQEAAARGEVPVGAVLVRENQIIASHSNSVEADPSVTSHAELGVLRIGAEKGQNWRLSDCTLYVTLEPCIMCASAIRLSRVSRLVYGAPDLRLGGFGSYVDISKDTVFGPPPEIVSGVLQEESAYLLREFFRERRGGS, from the coding sequence ATGAGTATAGAAGAAAAAGATGTCTCCTTCATGAAAGAAGCGCTTCGTCTTGCGCAAGAGGCTGCTGCTCGTGGAGAAGTTCCTGTCGGGGCGGTTCTCGTTCGGGAGAATCAGATTATTGCCTCTCATTCGAACTCGGTTGAAGCGGATCCTTCAGTGACCTCCCATGCGGAGCTTGGTGTCCTGCGTATTGGGGCCGAGAAGGGTCAGAATTGGCGGTTAAGTGATTGTACGCTGTATGTGACTCTTGAGCCGTGTATTATGTGTGCTTCGGCCATTCGGTTAAGCCGTGTTTCTCGTCTTGTATATGGTGCGCCCGATTTACGACTTGGCGGATTTGGCTCATATGTTGATATTTCAAAAGATACTGTATTTGGACCCCCTCCCGAGATAGTCTCTGGGGTACTGCAGGAGGAGTCTGCATACCTGCTGAGAGAGTTTTTTCGAGAGAGAAGAGGGGGGAGTTAG